The Candidatus Hydrogenisulfobacillus filiaventi sequence ACAGCGTTCCCCCCTCCTCCGCTGCGGCCGGGGCACGCAGTCGGGCGATGAAGAAGCCGTCCATGCCCAGGTCGCCCGGCAACAGGCGCAGGTAGCCCTCCGGCGTGACGTAGCCCTGCAAAGCCGGATGGGGCAGGTAGGGCGTCACCGCCTCCACCGCCAGCCCCGGCCAGCGGTGCCGGGCCTGCGCCACCACCTCCTCCGTCTCCTCGGGTTCCACCGAGCAGGTGCTATACACGATGACGCCGCCGGGCCGCACCGCCTGCACCGCCGCCCCGAACAGGGCCAGCTGCAAGCCGGCCAGCTGGTGGATATCGTGAAGGGTCTTCTTCCAGCGCGCATCCACCCGCCGGCGCAGCACCCCGAGGCCGCTGCAGGGCGCATCCAGGATCACCCGGTCGTAGCGTCCCGGGTCGCGGGCGGCAGCAGTGCGGGCGTCATTGACCTCAAAACTGATGTGGGAGGCAAATCCTAGACGGGCGACGTTGTCCCGCAAGAGTTCGATGCGATGGGGGGAAAGGTCCACCGCCCGCACGTGGCCCTGCCCGTGCAGGCGTTCCAGCACGTGGGTAGCCTTCCCCCCCAGCCCGGCGGCCAGGTCGATGATGGACTCCCCCGGCTGCGGATCCAGCACCCACGTCACCAGCATGCCGGATTCGTCCTGCACCGTGACCCAGCCCCGGCGGAAGGGTTCCCATTCCTCCAGCCAGAGGGATCCGCTCACCCGGATCCCTTCGGGCAGGTATGGCGAGGGCTCCGCCCGGATGCCGTCCCGTTCCAGCGCCTCCAGCACCGCCTCCCGCGTGGTCCGTTCCAGGTTCACCCGCAGGGTGAGCGGCGGCACCCGGTTGTCCTCGGCCAGGATGCGTTCGAGGTCCGGGCCGAAGCGCTGCCGCCAGCGCTCGACCAGCCAGTCGGGGTGCGAGTAGCGCACGCCGAGGTCCTCGGGCTCCGGCCGCGGCCCCACCGCTCCCCGCCGCAGGATGGCGTTGACCAGACCGGCCGCCCGCGGCTGCACCAGCTTGGCATGCTCCACTGCGGCGTGGACCACCGCATAGGACGGGATGCGGTTCAGAAAGCCAATCTGGAAGAAGCCCATGCGCAGGATGTCCTCGATATCGGGCTCCAGGTTGCCACGCTTATACTGATCAATCCAGGCGTCCAGATAGCGCCGGTGGCGCAGCACCCCGTACACCAGCTGCGCCATCAGCGACCGGTCGGAAGGGGAGAGCGTCACTTCATGGGTGCGCCTCGCCAGCGCCTCGTTTACGGGCATGCCTTCCCGCACCAGGCGGAGCACGTTCAGGGCCTCCGCCCGTGCGGGCCCGGGCCCAGTCATGCCAGCGTCACCCCCTCCGTCAGCCGCTGCCCGCGGCAGAAGGCGCCGGGGGTCATGGGCCGGCGCCCGGCCGGCTGAATCAGGTCCAGGGACAGGCTGCCGTCCCGCAGACCGACCACCCAGCTGTCCTCCTCGCGACCATGGCGGCCCAGGTCCCGCCCCAGGCGGGCCTGGCCCGGCCCCAACCCCGCTGCCGGGAGGGGATGGGCCTCCAGCACCTTAATCCGTTTGCCTTGCCAGGTAGTATAGGCGCCGGGCTCGGGTGCCATGCTGCGCACCCGCCGGGCCTCCTGCTCGGCGGATCCCGACCAGTCCAGCCGTTCCATCCCCGCCGCAAACTTGGGGGCCAGGGTCACCCCCGCCGGATCCTGGGGGACCAGCGGCGCCGTCCCGGCCAGCAGGGCCTCCAGCCATTGGGTCAGCAGGGTCGCGCCCAGTTCCGCCAGCAGGGCCTCCAATTCCCCTGCATTCAGCTCTTCCACCCGCACCGGCCGTTGCGCCACGATAGGCCCGGCATCCAGTTCCGGCTCCATACGCATGAGGGTGACCCCGCTGAAGGCGTCCCCGCTCCAAATGGCCCAACGGACCGGGTTGGCCCCGCGCCAACGCGGGAGCAGGGAGGCATGCAGGTTGTAGGCCCCCCGCTTGGGCAGCGCCAACAGCCAGGGCGGCAGGATACGGCCGTAGGCCGCCGTAACCAGCAGGTCCGGCTCCCAGGCCTCCCACACCGCGCGGAAATCCGCCAGCCGCTCGGGTTTGTCCACGGTGAGCCCCCGCTCGCCGGCCCACGCCCCCACCACCGAGGGCTGCAGGCGGTGCGCCCGGCCCCGCGGCCGGTCGGGCTGCGTCACCACCCGCACCGCCACCCCCGCCGTGATTAAGGCCGAGAGAGCCGGCACCGCATAAGCCGGGGTGCCCATAAACAGGATGCGCGGTTGATGGGCTTCTCGCCGCAAGGTACCTCGCCCCGCTCTCTAGCGACCGGCACCAGGCGGTCGCGGAAATGCATGCCCCATTCTAGGGGTTCCTGGCAGCGTCTGCACCGCCATTTTGCCCGCCCCGCCCGCAATCAGTTAGACGCCGCCCGCCCCCGCCTTGTTACAGGCAGGCGGTATCCTTCGCAAATTCCGATGAGCGCCCGGCAGAACCGGATACCCGGATCACAATCCCGCCGGCGGGCGGATGCTATGATAGAGCCACCG is a genomic window containing:
- a CDS encoding Ribosomal RNA small subunit methyltransferase B, with product MTGPGPARAEALNVLRLVREGMPVNEALARRTHEVTLSPSDRSLMAQLVYGVLRHRRYLDAWIDQYKRGNLEPDIEDILRMGFFQIGFLNRIPSYAVVHAAVEHAKLVQPRAAGLVNAILRRGAVGPRPEPEDLGVRYSHPDWLVERWRQRFGPDLERILAEDNRVPPLTLRVNLERTTREAVLEALERDGIRAEPSPYLPEGIRVSGSLWLEEWEPFRRGWVTVQDESGMLVTWVLDPQPGESIIDLAAGLGGKATHVLERLHGQGHVRAVDLSPHRIELLRDNVARLGFASHISFEVNDARTAAARDPGRYDRVILDAPCSGLGVLRRRVDARWKKTLHDIHQLAGLQLALFGAAVQAVRPGGVIVYSTCSVEPEETEEVVAQARHRWPGLAVEAVTPYLPHPALQGYVTPEGYLRLLPGDLGMDGFFIARLRAPAAAEEGGTL
- the fmt gene encoding Methionyl-tRNA formyltransferase yields the protein MRREAHQPRILFMGTPAYAVPALSALITAGVAVRVVTQPDRPRGRAHRLQPSVVGAWAGERGLTVDKPERLADFRAVWEAWEPDLLVTAAYGRILPPWLLALPKRGAYNLHASLLPRWRGANPVRWAIWSGDAFSGVTLMRMEPELDAGPIVAQRPVRVEELNAGELEALLAELGATLLTQWLEALLAGTAPLVPQDPAGVTLAPKFAAGMERLDWSGSAEQEARRVRSMAPEPGAYTTWQGKRIKVLEAHPLPAAGLGPGQARLGRDLGRHGREEDSWVVGLRDGSLSLDLIQPAGRRPMTPGAFCRGQRLTEGVTLA
- a CDS encoding protein of unknown function (Evidence 5 : Unknown function) — its product is MRAGRAKWRCRRCQEPLEWGMHFRDRLVPVARERGEVPCGEKPINRASCLWAPRLMRCRLSRP